In the genome of Ignavibacteria bacterium, one region contains:
- the ligD gene encoding non-homologous end-joining DNA ligase, whose amino-acid sequence MDEQIKIGKTEFKVTNLDKIYWPDEGYTKGDMIKYYYEIANYMLPYLKNRPESLNRFPNGIKGPSFYQKNVGDTLPKWLKKEKIYSESNDEYINYLVCNDKATLVYMANLGCIEINPWCSTIKYLDKPDYLVIDLDPEDISFDKVIETARAVKEVLDKAKCDGYCKTSGATGLHIYVPLNHKYEYEIAREFAKVIASHVHDLLPGFTSMERSPKKRQKKVYLDYLQNSRGQTLAAPYSLRPKPKATVSTPLEWKELKTKFTPQDFTIKTIQKRLKKKGDLFKGVLGKGVNVEKCLKNLNS is encoded by the coding sequence ATGGATGAGCAAATAAAAATAGGGAAGACGGAGTTTAAGGTAACTAACCTTGATAAAATTTATTGGCCTGACGAGGGGTACACAAAGGGTGATATGATAAAATATTATTATGAGATTGCGAATTATATGCTGCCGTATCTAAAAAACAGACCTGAATCGCTTAACAGATTCCCGAACGGAATAAAAGGACCGAGCTTTTACCAAAAAAATGTCGGTGATACTCTTCCGAAATGGCTCAAAAAAGAAAAGATATATTCTGAATCTAATGATGAATACATAAATTATCTTGTCTGTAATGACAAGGCAACGCTTGTTTATATGGCAAATCTTGGGTGCATTGAAATTAATCCGTGGTGTTCGACAATAAAATATCTTGATAAGCCGGATTATCTTGTAATCGACTTAGACCCTGAGGATATTTCATTTGATAAAGTCATTGAGACCGCAAGAGCAGTAAAAGAAGTTCTTGATAAAGCTAAGTGTGATGGGTATTGTAAGACATCGGGAGCAACAGGATTACATATTTATGTTCCATTGAATCATAAATATGAATACGAGATTGCACGGGAGTTCGCAAAAGTTATTGCATCGCATGTTCACGACCTTCTACCCGGTTTCACGAGCATGGAACGAAGTCCGAAGAAACGTCAGAAAAAAGTTTATTTAGATTATCTTCAAAACAGCAGGGGACAAACACTTGCAGCGCCTTACAGTCTGCGCCCCAAACCGAAAGCAACCGTATCAACTCCTCTTGAGTGGAAAGAGCTCAAGACTAAATTCACTCCACAGGATTTCACAATCAAAACCATCCAAAAAAGATTAAAGAAAAAAGGTGATTTATTTAAAGGCGTTCTAGGGAAAGGCGTTAATGTCGAAAAATGCCTGAAAAATCTTAACTCATAA
- a CDS encoding mechanosensitive ion channel family protein produces the protein MLDLITQKLIEYWHNLINFIPSLIIGILILIIFYFIANFVCKILRNRLNKRLEDKLLIAFISNIVKTIVIIIGIMFFMKTVGLATFFGGFVGGAAVSALVIGFAFKDIIENFLAGIILAFNRPFKTGDTVVSGDITGNIVDLNIRYTHLKTFEGFDVYIPNSNIITKPLINYTRDGKRRFDFLVNIDYGSDIGKATHIIIKVVDDTKEIIKEPAPMIIMDSFNPSYVVLKVLYWVDNNLLDRSQFLVKSDLMQNISSELKKNGINMPISSMFVRGGKEPISVEVIK, from the coding sequence TTGCTTGACCTTATAACCCAAAAGTTAATAGAATATTGGCATAATTTAATTAATTTTATTCCGTCTCTTATAATCGGAATTTTAATTTTAATTATTTTTTATTTTATTGCCAATTTTGTATGTAAGATATTAAGAAACAGGTTAAACAAACGGCTTGAAGATAAATTACTTATTGCTTTTATAAGCAACATAGTTAAGACGATTGTTATAATTATCGGTATAATGTTCTTTATGAAAACGGTAGGTCTGGCTACGTTCTTTGGCGGATTTGTCGGAGGTGCGGCAGTATCAGCTCTGGTTATTGGCTTTGCGTTTAAAGACATAATTGAAAATTTTCTGGCGGGAATTATTCTTGCATTCAATCGTCCGTTCAAAACAGGTGATACGGTTGTTTCAGGTGACATTACAGGAAACATTGTTGACCTTAATATCAGATACACGCATCTGAAAACGTTTGAGGGATTTGATGTTTATATTCCTAACTCGAACATAATCACTAAACCTCTCATAAATTACACAAGAGACGGCAAACGCAGGTTTGATTTTCTTGTGAACATAGATTATGGTTCTGATATCGGCAAAGCCACACATATAATTATAAAAGTTGTTGATGATACAAAAGAAATTATTAAGGAACCGGCGCCGATGATAATAATGGATTCGTTTAATCCGAGTTATGTGGTTCTGAAAGTTTTATACTGGGTTGATAATAATTTGCTTGACCGTTCGCAGTTTCTTGTGAAGAGCGATTTGATGCAGAATATAAGTTCCGAACTAAAGAAGAATGGAATTAATATGCCGATTAGCTCGATGTTTGTGCGCGGGGGCAAAGAACCAATAAGTGTAGAAGTAATAAAATAA
- a CDS encoding DNA polymerase ligase N-terminal domain-containing protein yields MALEKYKKKRDFKETTEPKGGKSIDKNLIFVVQKHSASHLHYDFRLELKGVLVSWAVPKGPSMNPEDKRLAMMVEDHPFDYRDFEGIIPKGNYGAGEVIVWDTGIYIPEGGTTSKKENEKIMYGMLSKGDVKIVLLGKKLKGEFAVVKMKGAKENNSWLLIKKNDEYATDADILKKDKSVKSNLTIEKLKNKNADREKKKRTQRKIS; encoded by the coding sequence ATGGCTTTAGAAAAATATAAGAAGAAACGGGACTTTAAAGAAACTACAGAACCTAAAGGCGGAAAGTCTATTGATAAGAATTTAATCTTTGTTGTCCAGAAACATTCAGCTTCACATCTGCATTATGATTTTCGTCTTGAGTTGAAAGGAGTTTTGGTAAGCTGGGCTGTTCCGAAAGGTCCTTCGATGAACCCTGAAGACAAGCGGCTTGCAATGATGGTTGAAGACCATCCGTTTGACTATAGGGATTTTGAAGGAATAATTCCAAAAGGAAATTACGGAGCAGGCGAAGTTATAGTATGGGATACAGGAATTTACATTCCTGAAGGAGGAACGACATCGAAAAAAGAAAACGAGAAAATTATGTATGGTATGCTGAGCAAGGGCGATGTAAAGATTGTTTTGCTTGGGAAAAAATTAAAAGGGGAGTTTGCTGTTGTAAAGATGAAAGGCGCAAAAGAAAATAACTCATGGCTTCTGATTAAAAAAAATGATGAATATGCAACTGATGCAGATATTTTAAAAAAAGACAAATCAGTGAAATCGAATCTTACGATAGAAAAGTTGAAAAATAAAAATGCCGACAGAGAAAAGAAAAAACGTACTCAGCGTAAGATCTCTTAA
- a CDS encoding TerC family protein: MEIFLESSTYVSLITLTFLEIVLGIDNIIFISIITGRLPKEQQEKGRIIGLSLAIVFRIILLLFIFWIVGLVEPLFTIFGWPISGRDLILIAGGLFLMAKSTTEIHEKLQGAEETAKDASKKKITFSGVIIQIILLDLVFSFDSVITAVGLVSHISIMIIAVLLSLGVMLIFANKVSDFIHKHPTMKMLALSFLLMIGLLLFVEGFHVEVPKGYVYFAMAFAFVVELLNLKLRKKSEPVELKERYKD; this comes from the coding sequence ATGGAAATATTTTTAGAATCGAGTACTTATGTCAGTTTAATTACACTTACATTTCTTGAAATTGTTCTTGGTATAGATAACATTATTTTTATATCTATAATTACAGGACGGCTTCCAAAAGAGCAGCAGGAGAAAGGAAGAATTATCGGTTTATCTCTTGCGATAGTATTCAGAATTATTTTATTATTGTTCATTTTCTGGATTGTAGGTTTAGTTGAGCCGTTATTTACAATTTTCGGATGGCCGATTTCGGGAAGGGATTTGATTTTAATTGCCGGAGGTTTATTTCTTATGGCAAAAAGCACAACTGAAATACATGAAAAGCTTCAGGGTGCGGAAGAAACTGCAAAAGATGCTTCAAAGAAAAAGATTACTTTTTCAGGTGTTATAATACAAATTATTTTGCTTGATTTAGTTTTCTCATTTGACTCCGTTATTACAGCAGTCGGATTGGTAAGTCATATTTCAATAATGATAATTGCTGTTTTATTGTCTCTTGGTGTAATGCTTATTTTTGCAAACAAGGTCAGTGACTTTATTCACAAACATCCGACAATGAAAATGCTTGCGCTTTCATTCTTGTTGATGATAGGTCTTTTATTATTTGTGGAAGGGTTCCACGTCGAAGTTCCTAAAGGATATGTATATTTTGCAATGGCGTTTGCATTCGTTGTTGAACTTTTGAATTTAAAATTGCGAAAAAAATCCGAACCTGTGGAGTTAAAAGAACGTTACAAAGATTAA
- the fusA gene encoding elongation factor G — translation MAEYSPSTIRNISIIGHGGTGKTIFAESVLFQTGVINRMGKIEEGNTVSDYHKDEVEKQISINSSLMNTVFKNSEGKNIKLNIIDTPGFMDFIGEVVSALRVTETSLVFVDAIKGREVGTELCFHNTNHYHNDIMFVINKCDQENVDYDKIVNQLKDSFGSKVTVMQFPANPGPNFDSIVDVAKMKLLKFKTDGKGEYTEEEIPSHLKAKADEYHQMFVENIAEEDESLLEKFFENGSLTDEEIKKGLTDGLRTHQIFPLFCSAAQKGIGVKPILEFISDYTESLVDRKPEIAYKPGTKQEVEVNPAKDTEPTLFVFKTVSEKNIGELSFFRVYSGKATPGLDLINEATGKSERLAQLYIMNGKDRKESNEVIAGDIAAVVKLKDTHTNNTLSTKNHPVILKEITFPDPNITLALIPKKKGEEDKIASALHSFHEEDPTFVVQYNKETGQTLISGQGEIHLQTVVQRMKNKYNLDVDLIDPKIPYRETIRATVSDIEYKHKKQSGGRGQFGHVHLKLEPLPRGRGFEFVDAIVGGVVPGRFVPAVEKGIQEVMTHGVLVGCPVIDVKATLHFGSYHTVDSDEMSFKIAASMAFKKGFKEAKPVILEPIYDVEIVFPEEFMGAVSGDISSRRGKIAGMEAEGHLQKITCQMPLSEMNGYSSKLRSLTQGRGTYKRKFSHYEDVPKDVETKIIAEYEKQKASE, via the coding sequence ATGGCTGAATATTCTCCATCAACAATACGAAACATTTCTATCATAGGACATGGCGGAACGGGAAAAACAATTTTCGCTGAGTCAGTTCTTTTCCAGACGGGTGTTATAAATCGTATGGGAAAGATTGAAGAGGGCAACACGGTAAGTGATTACCATAAAGATGAAGTCGAAAAACAAATTTCGATTAATTCTTCCTTAATGAATACAGTATTCAAAAATTCCGAAGGCAAAAATATTAAATTAAACATAATCGACACGCCCGGTTTTATGGATTTTATCGGTGAGGTTGTATCAGCTCTTAGAGTTACCGAAACATCGCTTGTATTTGTGGATGCTATCAAAGGACGCGAGGTCGGAACGGAGCTTTGTTTTCATAACACGAATCATTACCATAATGACATTATGTTTGTGATTAATAAATGCGACCAGGAGAATGTTGATTATGATAAAATTGTAAATCAGTTAAAAGACAGCTTTGGTTCAAAAGTTACTGTGATGCAATTTCCGGCAAACCCGGGACCTAACTTTGATTCAATTGTTGATGTTGCCAAAATGAAACTGCTTAAATTCAAAACTGATGGAAAGGGAGAATATACAGAAGAAGAAATTCCTTCGCATTTGAAAGCAAAAGCTGATGAGTATCATCAGATGTTTGTTGAAAACATTGCCGAAGAAGATGAATCATTGCTCGAGAAGTTTTTCGAAAACGGAAGCTTGACAGATGAAGAAATCAAAAAGGGGTTAACAGACGGCTTAAGAACGCACCAGATATTTCCATTGTTCTGCTCTGCCGCGCAAAAAGGAATCGGCGTGAAGCCGATTTTGGAATTTATTTCCGATTACACGGAATCTCTTGTCGATAGAAAACCTGAAATTGCTTACAAACCGGGAACAAAACAGGAAGTTGAAGTAAATCCTGCGAAAGATACCGAGCCGACATTGTTTGTATTTAAAACTGTTTCTGAAAAAAATATCGGTGAGCTTTCATTCTTCAGGGTTTATTCAGGGAAGGCAACTCCAGGACTTGATTTGATTAACGAAGCTACGGGAAAATCAGAACGTCTTGCTCAGCTTTATATAATGAACGGTAAAGACAGAAAAGAATCTAATGAAGTTATTGCAGGAGATATTGCAGCGGTTGTTAAATTGAAAGATACCCATACTAATAACACGCTCAGCACGAAAAATCACCCTGTGATTTTAAAAGAGATTACTTTTCCTGACCCGAATATTACACTTGCATTGATTCCCAAGAAAAAAGGCGAGGAAGATAAGATTGCATCTGCACTTCATTCGTTCCATGAAGAAGACCCGACTTTTGTAGTTCAATACAATAAAGAGACAGGTCAAACATTAATCAGCGGTCAGGGTGAAATTCATCTGCAGACAGTTGTTCAGAGAATGAAAAATAAATATAATCTCGATGTTGATTTAATAGACCCGAAAATTCCTTATAGGGAAACAATAAGAGCGACTGTAAGTGATATTGAGTATAAACATAAGAAACAATCAGGCGGACGCGGACAATTTGGGCATGTTCATCTGAAGCTTGAGCCGCTTCCAAGAGGAAGGGGATTTGAATTTGTCGATGCAATTGTCGGCGGTGTTGTTCCCGGAAGATTTGTGCCAGCTGTTGAAAAAGGAATTCAGGAGGTTATGACTCACGGCGTATTAGTGGGTTGTCCCGTGATTGACGTGAAAGCTACGCTTCATTTCGGTTCATATCATACGGTTGACTCTGATGAAATGTCATTTAAGATTGCCGCTTCAATGGCATTCAAAAAAGGATTTAAAGAAGCAAAGCCGGTTATACTCGAACCGATTTATGATGTTGAAATTGTTTTCCCGGAGGAGTTCATGGGAGCAGTTTCGGGTGATATTTCTTCACGAAGAGGAAAAATTGCCGGTATGGAAGCTGAAGGTCATCTGCAAAAAATTACATGCCAGATGCCGCTTTCGGAGATGAATGGTTATTCATCAAAGCTTCGCTCATTGACGCAGGGACGCGGAACATATAAGAGAAAGTTTTCACATTATGAAGACGTTCCGAAAGATGTTGAAACAAAAATCATTGCAGAATACGAAAAGCAAAAAGCATCAGAATAA
- the ligD gene encoding non-homologous end-joining DNA ligase, with amino-acid sequence MPTEKRKNVLSVRSLKTPFPREVSPMLATLTDKAFDGDNWIFEIKYDGYRIISLIKNKKVKLTSRKQQDYSDRYIHVTKELEKKIKKDVVLDGEVVIDDETGVSNFQLLQNYTRTREGQVVYYVFDILWLDGYSLEQMPLIDRKELLRKILPKSSNFVKYSDHVECEGKKLFKLAVKQGLEGLIAKKKTSFYYEGARSNDWLKIKTEKRQEVVICGYTEPRASRKFFGALILAVYEKGKLTYVGHTGTGFDYATLKDTYNLLTKFRQKESPFEDVPKTNMPVTWVKPELVCEIKFSNWTTDGVMRHPVFMGIREDKKAKEVTREEKR; translated from the coding sequence ATGCCGACAGAGAAAAGAAAAAACGTACTCAGCGTAAGATCTCTTAAAACACCGTTCCCACGTGAAGTAAGTCCAATGCTTGCAACCCTTACTGATAAAGCATTTGACGGAGACAACTGGATATTCGAAATTAAATATGACGGCTACCGCATAATTTCTTTAATAAAAAATAAAAAGGTAAAGCTCACATCCAGGAAACAGCAGGATTATTCCGACAGATACATTCACGTTACAAAAGAGCTTGAAAAAAAAATAAAAAAAGATGTTGTGCTGGACGGAGAAGTTGTGATTGATGATGAAACCGGTGTTTCAAATTTCCAGCTTCTGCAAAATTATACCCGGACTCGGGAAGGACAGGTTGTTTATTATGTCTTTGATATTCTCTGGCTTGACGGATACAGCCTGGAACAAATGCCGTTAATTGACAGAAAAGAATTGTTAAGGAAAATACTTCCGAAGTCATCGAATTTTGTTAAATACAGCGACCACGTTGAGTGCGAAGGCAAAAAATTATTTAAGCTCGCTGTTAAACAGGGGCTTGAAGGTCTGATTGCAAAAAAGAAAACGAGTTTTTATTATGAAGGTGCGAGGTCGAATGACTGGCTGAAAATAAAAACCGAGAAGAGACAGGAAGTTGTAATCTGCGGATATACCGAGCCGCGCGCAAGCAGAAAGTTTTTTGGCGCGTTGATTCTGGCTGTTTATGAAAAAGGAAAGTTAACTTATGTAGGTCATACAGGAACAGGATTTGACTATGCGACATTGAAAGATACTTATAATTTGCTTACAAAGTTCAGGCAGAAGGAAAGTCCGTTTGAAGACGTTCCAAAAACCAACATGCCTGTTACATGGGTGAAGCCGGAACTTGTATGCGAAATAAAATTTTCTAACTGGACAACCGACGGAGTTATGCGGCATCCGGTATTTATGGGAATAAGAGAAGATAAAAAAGCGAAAGAAGTTACAAGGGAAGAGAAGAGGTAA
- a CDS encoding response regulator transcription factor, whose protein sequence is MEKKKRSKIKVFIADDQPIVRAGLKTELEKTQKIECIGEASNGKEAVEKLSEMKCDIIFMDVDMPEMNGLKAAQLLLQKNPDAKIIALHENEKYVLDFLCMGAMGYLLKDVAPGELIKAVKCVADNSPYLSIKLDKTLLKHHRDDLRKSRATQSVNNLTKRETQILTMLANGFSNKEVAFNFKLSVRTVESHRNNIMKKLNIKTVSGLTKYAISKGIINAD, encoded by the coding sequence TTGGAGAAAAAGAAACGTAGTAAAATAAAGGTCTTCATTGCCGATGACCAGCCCATTGTCCGTGCCGGTTTAAAAACCGAACTCGAAAAAACTCAAAAAATCGAGTGCATTGGTGAAGCATCTAACGGAAAAGAAGCCGTTGAGAAACTCTCGGAAATGAAATGCGACATAATCTTTATGGATGTCGACATGCCTGAAATGAACGGCTTAAAAGCGGCACAGCTGCTCCTTCAAAAAAATCCGGATGCCAAAATCATTGCTTTGCATGAAAATGAAAAATACGTTCTCGACTTCCTCTGCATGGGAGCTATGGGTTATCTTCTCAAAGATGTTGCTCCGGGTGAGCTTATAAAAGCAGTTAAATGCGTTGCAGATAATAGTCCCTATTTAAGCATCAAGCTTGATAAAACCCTTCTGAAACACCACAGAGATGATTTGCGAAAATCAAGAGCTACCCAGTCGGTTAATAATTTAACCAAACGTGAAACCCAGATTCTTACAATGCTTGCAAACGGCTTCAGCAATAAAGAAGTAGCTTTTAATTTTAAGCTCAGCGTCCGAACCGTTGAGAGCCACCGCAACAATATTATGAAAAAGCTCAATATTAAAACAGTTTCAGGGCTTACCAAATACGCCATCTCCAAAGGCATCATAAACGCCGATTAA
- a CDS encoding DPP IV N-terminal domain-containing protein, with translation MRKAFHSFTSAILILIFIFFTQASAQETQESNKLTPDKLTIDDILSGKYRQEAAPRIEWINGGEYYLTLEPSQTIEGAYDNVKYKTDINSKEIFVTAEQLIPKDWKEPLGIASYSLSPDRTKLLIFTNTKRVWRTNTRGDYWVLDLKTKQLTQLGPGKSISEKRFNDERMQFYGGREKLIPESNLMFAKFSPNGQKVAYVFKSNIYVEDLNSKKVTQLTTDGDSNIINGTFDWAYEEEFGCKDGFMWSPDGMSIAFWQINATYIKDFLLINNTDDQYSKTIPIQYPKAGEDPSSAKIGVVSPKGGKITWMKIPGDPVQNYIPKMQWVSNKNKIYVDGVTTKNPLDEDKLIVQQLNRKQNEINFWLCNPLNGKSELIYSEKDEAFIEPESIELFQDIHGENVFFTSEKGGWRHIYMLSLKDQSEMNLTTVDYDVIDIKGINTESGDIFFTASPENATQRYLYKVNYKTPGEPEKVTPYGYEGTNVYNISPDGKYAVHTFSNANTPRSIDLITLAYHNIIAPLSENKKYKEQIANLDLPQYHFFKLTTENGIEMDAQILFPPDFDSTKKYPVFLSVYGEPGGQTALDRWDFDWNYVLAEMGYIILTMDNRGTPAPKGREWRKSIYKNNGSINSHDIAMGMKEISKWNFIDPERIAVYGWSGGGTTTLNLLFRYPEIFKTGISVAPVTDLHLYDNIYTERYMGLPQENEEAYKENSAVTNAKNLQGNLLLIHGTGDDNVHYQNTEALINELVRNNKQFQVMPYPNRSHGIFEGQNTRKHLYNLMLNFLTKNTPPGGKITSIN, from the coding sequence ATGCGAAAAGCTTTCCATTCTTTTACCTCTGCAATATTAATATTAATTTTTATTTTTTTCACACAAGCTTCCGCTCAGGAAACCCAAGAATCAAATAAGCTTACCCCTGACAAACTTACCATTGATGACATTCTTTCAGGCAAATACCGTCAGGAAGCCGCTCCGCGGATTGAATGGATTAACGGTGGTGAATATTATTTAACTCTTGAGCCTTCTCAAACAATCGAAGGCGCTTATGATAATGTTAAGTATAAAACTGACATAAACTCAAAAGAAATTTTTGTTACTGCCGAACAGTTAATCCCCAAAGATTGGAAAGAACCGCTTGGCATTGCTTCATATTCTCTTTCACCGGACCGCACAAAGCTTTTGATTTTCACAAACACAAAACGCGTATGGCGCACAAACACACGAGGTGATTACTGGGTTCTCGATTTGAAAACAAAACAGCTTACACAGCTTGGACCCGGTAAAAGCATTTCAGAAAAAAGATTTAATGATGAACGTATGCAGTTTTATGGCGGAAGAGAAAAACTTATCCCTGAATCAAACCTAATGTTTGCAAAATTCTCTCCTAATGGTCAAAAAGTTGCCTATGTTTTCAAATCAAATATTTATGTTGAGGATTTGAACTCAAAAAAAGTTACTCAACTCACTACCGACGGTGATTCAAACATAATCAACGGAACATTCGATTGGGCTTATGAAGAAGAGTTCGGATGCAAAGACGGCTTTATGTGGAGTCCTGACGGGATGTCAATTGCCTTCTGGCAGATTAATGCCACATACATTAAAGATTTTTTGCTTATAAATAATACTGATGATCAGTACTCAAAAACAATTCCCATTCAATATCCCAAAGCAGGCGAAGACCCTTCATCTGCTAAAATCGGGGTTGTTTCCCCTAAAGGCGGAAAAATAACGTGGATGAAAATTCCCGGCGACCCCGTTCAGAACTATATTCCCAAAATGCAGTGGGTAAGCAATAAAAATAAAATTTATGTTGATGGTGTTACAACTAAAAATCCTCTTGATGAAGACAAATTAATAGTTCAGCAGCTTAACCGCAAACAAAATGAAATCAATTTTTGGTTATGCAATCCTTTAAATGGAAAATCAGAATTAATTTATTCCGAAAAAGATGAAGCTTTTATTGAACCCGAAAGCATTGAATTATTTCAAGACATACACGGTGAAAATGTTTTCTTCACAAGCGAGAAGGGCGGATGGCGGCATATTTATATGCTATCTTTGAAAGACCAAAGTGAAATGAATCTAACAACCGTTGATTACGATGTAATTGATATCAAAGGTATAAATACCGAAAGCGGCGATATATTTTTTACTGCCTCCCCTGAAAATGCAACTCAAAGATATTTATACAAAGTAAATTATAAAACTCCGGGCGAACCTGAAAAAGTTACACCTTACGGATATGAAGGCACAAATGTTTATAATATTTCACCCGATGGAAAGTATGCAGTTCACACTTTTTCAAATGCAAACACTCCGCGTTCCATTGATTTAATCACGCTTGCATATCATAACATTATTGCTCCGCTATCGGAAAATAAAAAATACAAGGAACAGATTGCAAACCTTGATTTGCCTCAATATCATTTCTTTAAACTAACAACTGAAAACGGAATTGAAATGGATGCTCAGATTTTATTTCCGCCTGATTTCGACTCGACAAAAAAATATCCCGTCTTTCTGAGTGTTTATGGAGAGCCCGGCGGACAAACTGCCCTCGATAGATGGGATTTCGATTGGAATTATGTTCTTGCAGAAATGGGCTACATCATTCTCACAATGGATAATCGAGGCACGCCTGCTCCCAAAGGACGTGAATGGCGTAAGAGCATTTATAAAAATAACGGAAGTATCAATTCCCATGATATTGCTATGGGAATGAAAGAAATTTCAAAATGGAATTTCATCGACCCCGAGCGGATTGCAGTTTATGGATGGAGCGGAGGCGGAACAACAACGCTTAATCTTCTTTTCCGTTATCCTGAAATATTCAAAACCGGAATATCAGTCGCTCCCGTAACCGATTTACATTTATATGATAATATTTACACCGAAAGATATATGGGACTTCCGCAGGAAAACGAGGAAGCTTACAAAGAAAATTCTGCCGTTACTAATGCAAAAAACTTGCAGGGGAATCTGCTCTTAATTCATGGAACGGGAGACGACAACGTTCATTATCAAAATACGGAAGCTTTAATTAATGAGCTTGTAAGGAATAACAAACAGTTTCAGGTTATGCCATATCCCAATCGTTCGCATGGAATCTTCGAGGGTCAAAACACAAGAAAACATTTATATAATTTAATGTTGAATTTTTTGACCAAGAATACACCGCCGGGAGGAAAAATCACGTCCATAAATTAA
- a CDS encoding Ku protein, whose product MKTIWKGSISFGLVNIPVKMYTATQSHTLDLDMLHKDDLCPIKFLRVCREDGREVPYKDIVKGYKYKDGDYVVLTNKDFEAASVEKTHSIDIEHFIDEKEINSIYYEKPYYLEPEKGGTKSYSLLREAIKKSKKVGIGRFVLKNREHIGVLKLYDDMIIWNQLRYQDEIRSPKDLGIPKGGHTSAKEVDMAIALIKQLEHKFTPKDYKDTYVEELKKIIEQKAKGRKVKPKGKAPKATSSKNLMTLLKSSIKKKAA is encoded by the coding sequence ATGAAAACAATCTGGAAAGGTTCGATCAGTTTCGGGCTTGTTAACATTCCTGTTAAAATGTATACAGCTACGCAAAGCCATACGCTTGATTTGGACATGCTTCATAAAGATGATTTATGTCCGATAAAATTTTTACGCGTGTGCCGGGAAGACGGCAGGGAAGTGCCGTATAAAGATATTGTGAAGGGATACAAATACAAAGACGGTGATTATGTTGTTCTGACAAATAAAGATTTTGAGGCTGCCAGCGTTGAGAAGACGCACTCGATAGACATTGAGCATTTTATAGATGAAAAAGAAATAAACTCAATTTATTATGAGAAGCCATATTATCTCGAACCGGAAAAAGGCGGAACGAAATCATATTCTCTATTAAGAGAAGCAATAAAAAAATCTAAAAAGGTTGGCATCGGAAGGTTTGTCCTTAAAAATCGTGAACATATAGGCGTTCTGAAGCTTTATGATGATATGATAATATGGAATCAATTGCGCTATCAGGATGAAATCCGTTCACCGAAAGATTTAGGTATTCCCAAGGGAGGACATACCAGCGCTAAAGAAGTTGATATGGCGATTGCTTTAATTAAACAATTAGAGCATAAGTTTACACCGAAAGATTATAAAGATACTTATGTAGAAGAATTGAAAAAAATAATTGAACAAAAAGCTAAAGGACGAAAAGTTAAACCAAAAGGAAAAGCTCCTAAGGCAACAAGCTCAAAGAACCTGATGACATTGCTGAAATCAAGCATAAAGAAAAAAGCAGCATAA